The Halosimplex litoreum genome has a window encoding:
- the gatB gene encoding Asp-tRNA(Asn)/Glu-tRNA(Gln) amidotransferase subunit GatB yields the protein MTAQAVETGDLATVIGLEVHVQLETDTKIFCGCSTDVGDDEPNTHTCPTCLGLPGALPVVNEGAVEAAVKVGKAIDADIPEETTFHRKNYYYPDLPKNFQITQYDAPLCAEGELEFSVEGERRSVEIRRAHLEEDPGSLQHKGGSIDTADYTLVDYNRAGTPLMEIVTKPDFRSPSEVRSFLAKLTEVLEYLGIFDATRDGSLRVDANLSIVDMSDVDADEIDASVLEEADPNRTEVKNISSHKGAEKALAYEETRQRNAIQRGRVVEQETRHWDESKGVTLSMRSKEEEKDYRYFREADIPPLQVSDWKAKLDIPELPDARRERFQAEYGLNDEAADKLTSTKEVADFFEDVAERFDPGLAATWVADELLGELNYRDMAITDVSDRFDEIERLVELVADDEITTKNARETVLRDMLDEGDAPDEIVDREDLGKTSGDEVQAAVADAIEENPDAVEDYHDGDDGAINFLVGQVMGKTGGSADPGDVNQLLREELDG from the coding sequence ATGACCGCACAAGCCGTCGAGACGGGGGACCTCGCGACCGTCATCGGACTGGAGGTCCACGTCCAGCTGGAGACGGACACGAAGATCTTCTGTGGCTGCTCGACCGACGTGGGCGACGACGAGCCCAACACCCACACCTGCCCGACCTGCCTGGGCCTGCCCGGCGCGCTCCCGGTCGTCAACGAAGGAGCGGTGGAGGCCGCCGTCAAGGTCGGCAAGGCCATCGACGCCGACATCCCCGAGGAGACGACCTTCCACCGGAAGAACTACTACTACCCCGACCTCCCCAAGAACTTCCAGATCACCCAGTACGACGCGCCGCTGTGTGCCGAAGGGGAACTCGAATTCTCCGTCGAAGGGGAGCGCCGGTCGGTCGAGATCCGCCGCGCCCACCTGGAGGAGGACCCCGGCAGCCTCCAGCACAAGGGCGGCTCCATCGACACCGCCGACTACACGCTCGTCGACTACAACCGCGCGGGCACGCCGCTGATGGAGATCGTGACCAAGCCGGACTTCCGGTCGCCGAGCGAGGTGCGCTCGTTCCTCGCGAAACTCACCGAGGTCCTCGAATACCTGGGCATCTTCGACGCCACCCGCGACGGCTCGTTGCGTGTGGACGCCAACCTCTCGATCGTCGACATGAGCGACGTGGACGCCGACGAGATCGACGCGTCGGTCCTCGAGGAGGCCGACCCGAACCGCACGGAGGTCAAGAACATCTCCAGCCACAAGGGCGCGGAGAAAGCCCTGGCCTACGAGGAGACCCGCCAGCGCAACGCCATCCAGCGCGGCCGCGTCGTCGAACAGGAGACCCGCCACTGGGACGAATCGAAGGGCGTCACCCTCTCGATGCGCTCGAAGGAGGAGGAGAAAGATTACCGGTACTTCCGCGAGGCCGACATCCCGCCGCTGCAAGTGAGCGACTGGAAGGCGAAACTCGATATCCCGGAACTGCCCGACGCCCGCCGCGAGCGCTTCCAGGCGGAGTACGGGCTCAACGACGAAGCCGCGGACAAGCTCACCTCGACGAAGGAGGTCGCCGACTTCTTCGAGGACGTGGCCGAGCGGTTCGACCCCGGCCTGGCCGCGACGTGGGTGGCCGACGAGCTCCTCGGTGAGCTGAACTACCGCGACATGGCGATTACGGACGTATCGGACCGGTTCGACGAGATCGAACGGCTCGTCGAACTCGTCGCCGACGACGAGATCACGACCAAGAACGCCCGCGAGACGGTCCTCCGAGACATGCTCGACGAGGGGGACGCGCCCGACGAGATCGTCGACCGGGAGGACCTGGGCAAGACCAGCGGCGACGAAGTGCAGGCGGCGGTCGCGGACGCTATCGAGGAGAACCCCGACGCCGTGGAAGACTACCACGACGGCGACGACGGCGCCATCAACTTCCTCGTCGGGCAGGTCATGGGCAAGACCGGCGGCTCGGCGGACCCCGGCGACGTGAACCAGCTGCTGCGGGAAGAACTGGACGGCTAA
- a CDS encoding PKD domain-containing protein codes for MNDGDDAGGRDGPSRRRSTRSRRDVLHRAAVGALGVGAGGLAGGTVGASPADVTLSFEDQTTDGRGVVIAELTAPRDVTITVATDGHETIYARRELPAGSYTDHAVTFDTLLTEDLLLEVSVYPGDGEALAMDKAEITVADDVTFVDGLPVTRVDADPDAGFNYPYFLSAPQSTEREAGGPVLVEPNNTGTSSDDLAIHVDRARKLAEGEWNGGSGRELSERLAVPFLVPAFPRPESDPVDWRHYVHQLDTETMRIDDGPLERVDRQLVNMIEHARERLREESYPVADDGMLLNGFSASGNFVNRFAALQPEEVVSVTAGGINGMAVLPLSEAKGHTLNYQIGVADVEDLTGAPFDLDAFREVNQFLYMGALDTNDTLPYDDAWSETQQAVALDVYGPNMQRDRLPFCESVYEDRDVSAAFKIYEGEGHTPTPAIDDMVEFHRASIAGEPIDGFGGNVGESDGGEGAPPEPVVEYSPTEPAAGDLVEFDASDSSAPLGDIVAYTWAFGDGETAAEPRPSHTYAERGGYTVTLTAIDGDGRTGTATTEVQVRPSVDATEATAASPTRDASGTETATARSTDGSATDRPTASAADGPGLGIVAALGGLGGLGGLGAFRRRGGGE; via the coding sequence ATGAACGACGGAGACGACGCCGGCGGTCGCGACGGGCCGTCGCGCCGCCGGTCGACGAGGAGTCGCCGCGACGTGTTACACCGGGCGGCCGTCGGGGCGCTGGGCGTCGGCGCCGGAGGCCTCGCCGGCGGTACCGTCGGAGCGAGCCCGGCGGACGTGACCCTCTCGTTCGAGGACCAGACGACCGACGGCCGGGGGGTCGTGATCGCCGAACTGACCGCCCCGAGAGACGTCACGATCACCGTCGCGACCGACGGCCACGAGACGATCTATGCCCGGCGGGAGCTCCCGGCCGGCAGCTACACCGACCACGCGGTCACGTTCGACACGCTCCTGACCGAGGACCTGCTCCTCGAAGTCAGCGTCTACCCCGGCGACGGGGAGGCGCTGGCGATGGACAAGGCCGAGATCACCGTCGCCGACGACGTGACCTTCGTCGACGGGCTCCCCGTCACGCGCGTCGACGCCGACCCCGACGCCGGCTTCAACTACCCGTACTTCCTCTCCGCGCCGCAGTCGACCGAACGCGAGGCCGGCGGGCCGGTTCTCGTCGAGCCGAACAACACCGGCACGTCGAGCGACGACCTCGCGATACACGTCGACCGCGCCCGGAAGCTCGCCGAGGGCGAGTGGAACGGCGGCAGCGGCCGGGAGCTGAGCGAGCGACTGGCCGTTCCCTTCCTCGTCCCGGCGTTCCCGCGCCCGGAGTCCGACCCCGTCGACTGGCGCCACTACGTCCACCAGCTCGACACGGAGACGATGCGCATCGACGACGGCCCGCTCGAGCGCGTCGACCGCCAGCTCGTCAACATGATCGAACACGCACGCGAGCGGCTCCGCGAGGAGTCCTACCCCGTCGCCGACGACGGAATGCTGCTCAACGGCTTCTCCGCCTCGGGCAACTTCGTCAACCGCTTCGCCGCGCTCCAGCCCGAGGAAGTGGTCTCCGTCACCGCCGGCGGTATCAACGGCATGGCCGTCCTCCCCCTCTCCGAGGCGAAGGGCCACACGCTGAACTACCAGATCGGCGTCGCCGACGTCGAGGACCTCACCGGCGCCCCCTTCGATCTCGACGCCTTCCGCGAGGTGAACCAGTTCCTCTACATGGGCGCGCTCGACACCAACGACACCCTCCCGTACGACGACGCCTGGAGCGAGACCCAGCAAGCGGTCGCTCTGGACGTGTACGGGCCGAACATGCAACGGGACCGGCTCCCGTTCTGCGAGTCGGTCTACGAAGACCGGGACGTGTCGGCCGCGTTCAAGATCTACGAGGGCGAGGGCCACACGCCGACCCCGGCGATCGACGACATGGTCGAATTCCACCGCGCGAGCATTGCCGGCGAGCCGATCGACGGCTTCGGCGGCAACGTCGGCGAGAGCGACGGCGGCGAGGGCGCCCCGCCCGAACCCGTCGTCGAGTACAGCCCCACAGAGCCCGCGGCCGGCGACCTCGTCGAGTTCGACGCGAGCGACTCGAGCGCACCGCTGGGCGATATCGTCGCCTACACCTGGGCGTTCGGCGACGGCGAGACGGCCGCCGAACCGCGACCGTCCCACACCTACGCCGAACGGGGCGGGTACACCGTCACCCTGACCGCGATCGACGGGGATGGCCGGACGGGCACGGCGACGACCGAAGTACAGGTGCGGCCGAGCGTGGACGCGACCGAGGCCACCGCCGCCAGCCCGACGCGCGACGCCAGCGGGACCGAGACCGCGACGGCGAGGTCGACCGACGGATCGGCCACCGACCGGCCGACGGCGTCCGCCGCGGACGGCCCGGGCCTGGGTATCGTCGCGGCGCTGGGCGGACTGGGCGGACTGGGCGGGCTCGGTGCGTTCCGTCGCCGTGGCGGTGGGGAGTGA
- a CDS encoding DUF7518 family protein: MCGNRVEELESRVKELEASVEGLTDELVECKVRLRELENAVDEDIGFTPDEPAESSESPDEAEADRTNTEDNDEADSTESGPGDIIIA; the protein is encoded by the coding sequence ATGTGCGGTAACCGAGTCGAGGAGCTCGAATCACGCGTCAAGGAACTCGAGGCGTCCGTCGAGGGGCTGACGGACGAACTCGTCGAGTGCAAGGTCCGCCTTCGGGAGCTGGAGAACGCGGTCGACGAGGACATCGGGTTCACTCCCGACGAGCCCGCCGAATCGTCGGAATCTCCAGACGAAGCCGAGGCCGATAGGACTAACACCGAGGATAACGACGAAGCGGATAGCACGGAGAGCGGCCCCGGCGACATCATCATCGCCTAG
- the smc gene encoding chromosome segregation protein SMC, with translation MHIKELVLDNFKSFGRKTRIPFYEDFTTVSGPNGSGKSNIIDAVLFALGLARTSGIRAEKLTDLIYNPGHADDDADTGGEREASVEVILDNGDGTLSRSQVVTAAGTENVGDVDEISIRRRVKETDDNYYSYYYINGRSVNLSDIRDLLAQAGVTPEGYNVVMQGDVTEIINMTPGARREIIDEIAGVAEFDQKKESAFEELDVVEERIEEAQLRIEEKETRLDQLSEERETALEYQDLREEKGEYESYRKAAELEDKREELAAATDAVAELEAELEDLQLELDERQGRVVRLDEELDELNAEIERKGEDEQLAIKREMEEVKGDISRLEDKIASAEETIDDAENERRQAFVEIDRKQETIDDLESDIRETKVSKSSLKADVQEKESELEEVQARIDEVGEEFEEVKDELEEKREALEALKSEKNDLQREQDRLLDEARRRSNEQRETESEIGDLEERIPEIEAEIDDLEGELDKARKNQSTIAEVVSDLKEERRALQDDLDDIEDELTAKQQEYAELEAKAGQDGDSSYGRAVTTILNGGIDGVHGTVGQLGGVDPEYAVACETAAGGRLAHVVVDDDGIGQRCIDYLKSRGAGRATFLPITQMQNRSLPSQPSHDGVVDFAANLVDFDRDYAGVFSYVLGDTLVVDDMDTARDLMGDFRMVTLEGDLVEKSGAMTGGSSKGTRYSFSGGQGQLERIAANINDLEDERQSVREDLRDVEGRLDDARDKESEAAEQVRDIETDIERRETERAEVREKISDLEERLEEIEGERDEVSQDMDDIEADIEAKTAEIDDLESEIDDLESEVADSELPDLTSRADEITAAIDDLEAQIDDLDGELNELQLEKEYAEDAIDDLQEKIESAQNRKAKHQERIEGFESEIAEKEAVLAEKEEAVAELESELADLKDERDDLKGDLKEARAERDEKKEAVGAVESDLDERRDEADRLEWEVDELEAAVGDYDPEEIPDHDEVESEIARLEGEMEALEPVNMLAIEEYDRVEDELDDLQDKKGTLVEEAEGIRDRIDRYEQNKKETFMEAYDAIDEQFRDIFERLSNGSGQLHLEDDEDPFEGGLTMKAQPADKPIQRLAAMSGGEKSLTALAFIFAIQRHNPAPFYALDEVDAFLDAKNADLVGEMVDELAGKAQFVVVSHRSAMLERSERAIGVTMQGDNISAVTGIDLSSEGVPADD, from the coding sequence ATGCACATCAAAGAGCTCGTACTCGACAACTTCAAGAGTTTCGGCCGGAAGACTCGCATCCCCTTCTACGAGGATTTCACCACCGTCAGCGGCCCCAACGGCTCCGGTAAGTCCAACATAATCGACGCCGTCCTCTTCGCGCTGGGGCTGGCGCGCACGTCCGGCATCCGCGCCGAGAAACTGACGGACCTCATCTACAACCCCGGTCACGCCGACGACGACGCCGACACCGGCGGCGAACGCGAAGCCAGCGTCGAGGTCATCCTCGACAACGGAGACGGCACGCTCTCGCGGTCGCAGGTCGTCACCGCCGCCGGCACCGAGAACGTCGGCGATGTCGACGAGATCTCCATCCGACGCCGCGTCAAGGAGACCGACGACAACTACTATTCGTACTACTACATCAACGGTCGCTCGGTCAACCTCTCGGACATCCGCGACCTGCTCGCCCAGGCGGGCGTCACGCCCGAGGGCTACAACGTCGTCATGCAGGGCGACGTGACCGAGATCATCAACATGACCCCCGGCGCCCGCCGCGAAATCATCGACGAGATCGCCGGCGTCGCCGAGTTCGACCAGAAGAAAGAATCGGCCTTCGAGGAACTCGACGTGGTCGAGGAGCGCATCGAGGAGGCGCAACTCCGCATCGAGGAGAAGGAGACCCGCCTCGACCAGCTCTCGGAGGAACGGGAGACCGCCCTGGAGTACCAAGACCTGCGCGAGGAGAAAGGCGAGTACGAGAGCTACCGCAAGGCCGCCGAGCTGGAAGACAAGCGCGAGGAACTCGCCGCGGCCACCGACGCCGTCGCGGAACTCGAAGCCGAACTCGAGGATCTCCAACTGGAACTCGACGAACGGCAGGGCCGTGTGGTGCGGCTGGACGAGGAACTCGACGAGCTCAACGCCGAGATCGAGCGCAAAGGCGAGGACGAACAGCTCGCGATCAAACGCGAGATGGAGGAGGTCAAAGGCGACATCTCCCGCCTGGAGGACAAGATCGCGTCGGCCGAGGAGACCATCGACGACGCCGAGAACGAGCGCCGCCAGGCGTTCGTCGAGATCGACCGCAAGCAGGAGACCATCGACGACCTGGAATCGGACATCCGAGAGACCAAGGTCTCGAAATCCTCGCTGAAGGCCGACGTACAGGAGAAGGAGTCCGAACTCGAAGAGGTACAGGCCCGTATCGACGAGGTCGGCGAGGAGTTCGAGGAGGTCAAAGACGAACTCGAAGAGAAACGCGAGGCCCTGGAGGCGCTGAAATCGGAGAAGAACGACCTCCAGCGCGAGCAGGACCGCCTGCTCGACGAGGCTCGGCGGCGCTCGAACGAGCAACGGGAGACCGAGTCCGAAATCGGGGACCTCGAAGAGCGGATCCCCGAGATCGAGGCCGAAATCGACGACCTGGAGGGCGAACTGGACAAGGCCCGGAAGAATCAGTCGACCATCGCCGAGGTGGTCTCGGACCTCAAAGAGGAGCGCCGGGCGCTGCAGGACGACCTGGACGACATCGAGGACGAACTCACGGCCAAACAGCAGGAGTACGCCGAACTCGAAGCGAAGGCCGGCCAGGACGGCGACTCCTCGTACGGACGCGCGGTGACGACCATCCTGAACGGCGGCATCGACGGCGTCCACGGGACGGTCGGACAGCTCGGCGGCGTCGACCCCGAGTACGCGGTGGCCTGCGAGACAGCCGCCGGGGGCCGCCTGGCCCACGTCGTCGTCGACGACGACGGGATCGGCCAGCGGTGTATCGACTACCTGAAATCGCGGGGTGCGGGTCGGGCGACGTTCCTGCCGATCACGCAGATGCAGAACCGCTCGCTCCCGAGCCAGCCGAGCCACGACGGCGTCGTCGACTTCGCGGCCAACCTCGTCGACTTCGACCGCGACTACGCGGGCGTGTTCTCGTACGTCCTCGGCGACACGCTCGTCGTCGACGACATGGACACCGCTCGCGACCTGATGGGCGACTTCCGGATGGTCACGCTCGAAGGCGACCTGGTCGAGAAGTCCGGCGCCATGACCGGTGGCTCCTCGAAGGGCACTCGCTACTCCTTCTCGGGCGGCCAGGGGCAGCTCGAACGGATCGCCGCGAACATCAACGACCTGGAGGACGAGCGCCAGTCCGTTCGCGAGGACCTGCGTGACGTGGAAGGCCGCCTCGACGACGCCCGCGACAAGGAGAGCGAGGCCGCCGAGCAGGTCCGCGACATCGAGACGGACATCGAACGGCGCGAGACCGAGCGCGCGGAGGTCCGCGAGAAGATCTCCGACCTCGAGGAGCGCCTCGAGGAGATCGAGGGCGAGCGCGACGAAGTCTCGCAAGACATGGACGACATCGAGGCCGACATCGAGGCGAAGACGGCCGAGATCGACGACCTGGAGTCCGAGATCGACGACCTGGAGAGCGAGGTCGCGGACTCGGAGCTGCCGGATCTCACGAGTCGCGCCGACGAGATCACCGCCGCGATCGACGACCTGGAGGCCCAGATAGACGACCTGGACGGCGAGCTGAACGAGCTCCAGCTGGAGAAGGAGTACGCCGAGGACGCCATCGACGACCTCCAGGAGAAGATCGAGAGCGCGCAGAACCGCAAGGCGAAACACCAGGAGCGCATCGAGGGCTTCGAGAGCGAGATCGCCGAGAAGGAAGCGGTGCTGGCGGAGAAAGAGGAAGCCGTCGCCGAACTCGAATCGGAGCTGGCCGATCTGAAAGACGAGCGCGACGACCTCAAGGGAGACCTCAAGGAAGCGCGCGCCGAGCGCGACGAAAAGAAAGAAGCGGTCGGCGCGGTCGAGAGCGACCTCGACGAACGGCGCGACGAGGCCGACCGGTTAGAATGGGAGGTCGACGAGCTCGAAGCCGCGGTCGGCGACTACGACCCCGAAGAGATCCCCGACCACGACGAGGTCGAGTCGGAGATCGCCCGCCTGGAGGGTGAGATGGAGGCGCTCGAACCTGTCAACATGCTCGCGATCGAGGAGTACGACCGCGTCGAGGACGAACTCGACGATCTGCAGGACAAGAAAGGGACCCTCGTCGAGGAGGCGGAGGGTATCCGCGACCGGATCGACCGCTACGAGCAGAACAAGAAAGAGACGTTCATGGAGGCGTACGACGCCATCGACGAGCAGTTCCGGGACATCTTCGAGCGCCTCTCCAACGGGAGCGGCCAGCTCCACCTGGAGGACGACGAGGACCCCTTCGAGGGCGGCCTGACGATGAAGGCCCAGCCGGCGGACAAGCCGATCCAGCGGCTGGCGGCGATGTCCGGCGGCGAGAAGTCCCTGACCGCGCTGGCCTTTATTTTCGCCATCCAGCGCCACAACCCCGCGCCGTTCTACGCGCTCGACGAGGTCGACGCCTTCCTCGACGCCAAGAACGCCGACCTGGTCGGCGAGATGGTCGACGAACTCGCGGGGAAGGCGCAGTTCGTCGTCGTCTCCCACCGCTCGGCGATGCTCGAACGCTCCGAGCGGGCCATCGGCGTGACGATGCAGGGCGACAACATCTCCGCGGTGACGGGCATCGACCTGAGTTCGGAGGGGGTGCCCGCGGATGACTAG
- a CDS encoding segregation and condensation protein A, with translation MTSESRSDSKKSSGEEGEARSASETRAGSEATRERSDDPRDGDDDIPLNIAGHEDRTPPGEDAEDLFGDSETGEEPGDADASEFVTGDPSVDGQPDPTVDAEADAAASTAESADEDDEEPVEVLVNLAEDGEIDPWDIDIVAVTDKFLDRLDEGDLRTSGRALFYASVLLRMKSDAMLDDGSDEEEEPWEEPWEQGGEMADDGFEGPDPFAALESEMDRRLERRRARGMPQTLDELVRDLREAERDNWWKESREYDTSDSPGGFDRGTQELDYRSGDDFRMDEEPSAADVTDTAHEEHVDEIIDDVHDALREQYDKGRDEVLYREISDTGGSRVLTFLGLLFLAHRGHVRLTQDEMFGDLWVQDPNAATGSEEAVAD, from the coding sequence ATGACTAGCGAGTCGCGAAGCGACTCGAAAAAGTCGAGCGGGGAGGAGGGCGAGGCGCGAAGCGCCTCGGAGACGCGAGCGGGGAGCGAAGCGACCCGCGAGCGAAGCGACGACCCGCGAGACGGCGACGACGACATCCCCCTGAACATCGCCGGTCACGAGGATCGGACGCCGCCTGGCGAGGATGCCGAGGACCTGTTCGGCGACAGCGAAACCGGAGAGGAGCCGGGTGACGCGGACGCCAGCGAGTTCGTCACCGGTGACCCATCCGTCGACGGTCAGCCCGACCCGACGGTCGACGCCGAGGCGGATGCGGCCGCTTCGACCGCCGAGAGCGCCGACGAGGACGACGAGGAACCGGTCGAGGTCCTCGTCAACCTCGCGGAGGACGGCGAGATCGACCCGTGGGACATCGACATCGTCGCCGTGACGGACAAGTTCCTCGATCGCCTCGACGAGGGTGACCTCCGGACCTCGGGTCGAGCGCTCTTCTACGCGAGCGTCCTCCTGCGGATGAAGAGCGACGCGATGCTCGACGACGGGAGCGACGAGGAGGAAGAACCGTGGGAGGAGCCCTGGGAACAGGGCGGCGAGATGGCCGACGACGGCTTCGAGGGGCCCGATCCCTTCGCCGCGCTGGAGTCGGAGATGGACCGCCGGCTCGAACGGCGACGCGCCCGCGGGATGCCCCAGACGCTGGACGAACTCGTCCGCGATCTGCGGGAGGCCGAGCGGGACAACTGGTGGAAAGAGTCCCGGGAGTACGACACCAGCGACTCGCCGGGCGGCTTCGACCGGGGCACGCAGGAACTCGACTACCGCAGCGGCGACGACTTCCGGATGGACGAGGAGCCCAGCGCCGCCGACGTGACCGACACCGCCCACGAGGAACACGTCGACGAGATCATCGACGACGTCCACGACGCGCTACGCGAGCAGTACGACAAAGGCCGCGACGAAGTGCTCTACCGCGAGATATCCGACACCGGCGGCTCGCGCGTGCTCACGTTCCTCGGTCTGCTCTTTCTGGCCCACCGCGGCCACGTCCGGCTCACCCAAGACGAGATGTTCGGCGACCTGTGGGTCCAAGACCCCAACGCGGCGACGGGCTCCGAAGAAGCCGTCGCCGACTGA